CGTTAAGTTCGTCAATGATCAGCCGCCCGTGAGTTCCGGCGAGAACAAAAAGGTACTGGACGCCGGTATCCTCACCCGAATCCACGAAGGCCCGCATGCCGTTTCGGAACATCACCATCCCGAAGCCAGCCGGATCGACAAACTGCGCGCCCCTCGGGTTCGGCGTACCCGTCTGGTCCAGGGTGCCCGACACCCAGGCTGCCTCCGAGCCGGAGAGCTGGCGCATCAGGTCAAAGACATGGACGACAAAGTTTCCCAGCCCCGTGCTCCCGGAGTGAAAGTAGAAATGGCGAAGCTCCCCGAACACTCCTTCGTCAAGGAGCTTCCGGACCTTTTGATAAGCGGAACTCCACCTGCGAATGTGATTGACGCTCACGCGGGCCCCGGTCCGCTTCACACATTCGATCAGACGATCGGCCTCTTCAAGACTCGTGGCCAGGGGCTTTTCGCAAATGATGCGGGGGATGCCCCGCTCCGCGGCCGCCATCACGATTTCGGCGTGGGTCGGGCCGTTCGAGACGACGCTGAGAACGTCGATCTCCTCGTTCTCCATCATGTCCGCGTAATGGGAATAGACATGTTCAGAGGGAAAATCAGGCAAATGCTGTGGCACCCGCTCCGGAAAGAACTCAGCGATCGCCGTGACTTCGCACGGCGTGCCCTCGTAGGCACGGTGGTGGCGCTGGCCCATGCCGCCGAAGCCCACGATCGCAGCGCGAAGTTTTTTCATTTCGAATCCACGTCAATGACGGCGAGGAGCGTATCGCAAAGGAACCTCGATTCGAGACTTTTCTTGTAGGCATCGAGGAGTTCCCCGTCAAAGGCATGGTTGAATTTTCCCATCCCTCCGGGGCGTCCCGAAATCATCCAGACCATGTGGTTGGAGAGGTCGTACCGTTGTTTGGGAATGATCGTAAATTTCTGGAATCCGCACTTTTCGAACAGCTTCCCCAGCGTCTGCCGCGAATAATAGAACTGATGGGCCGGCGTGAAGTAGAAATCCCGGAACGCCTCCAACTCATACAACGAGAGAAGCGCGTCCTCCACGTTGGGAACCACGAGAACGATGCTCCCCCCCGGCCGGCAGACGCGGCGAGCCTCGGAGAGAAAAATCGCGGGATCGCCCAGATGCTCGAGGACGAAAAAAGCGAAGAAACGATCCACCGAATCGTCCGGGCAATCGGCGAGTGATTCCCCCATGGGAATCCCCATCTCTTGGCAGAAGCTCCGGAGCTCCTTGTGCGTCTCGAGCCCCAGGACCGACTTCACCTGACCCCGAAGGACGGCGAGAAAATAGCCCGACGCACAGCCGACCTCCAGGCAATCGTCCTGCTCCGTGAGCCAGTCCCGGCTCCAGTCAAGATACATCCGGGCGTCGTCCTGCCGCGCGGTGAAAAGATCCTTGGGGGTAGTGTTCTTCTCCTCGCTGTAAATGATTCCGTATTCTTCCTCGTAAAAACGGCGCTCTTCCTCCGGCGACATGGGCGGATGAAGAAAGACCAGGGAACAGCCGTTGCAGTGGTAGCCCTTTTGGTCCTTCTTGTAGCGAAGCTTGGTGGCCACTACCTCGAAGGAGTTTCCCCCGCAGAGGGAGCACCGTTCAGGAGAAGAGCTCATGGAAATTTTCCCTTCAACTCAAGAGGAAGACGATGGTAACGGTTGCGACCGGGCCCATTCGATCATCCTTTTCAGACCCTCCTGCAAATCTACGCCGGGAGACCATTCCAGATCCTGCCGGATGGCCGAAATATCGGCATAATTTCCGATCAAATCCCCCGGCGTTCCTTCCGCCTGGACAACGGGGTATTCATCCTGCGATTTGCCGTCCGCCGCAAGCATGGCGTTGAGAAGCGAGCGAACCGTGGTCTTCTCCCCCGAGCCGAGATTGTACGTCTTTCCCGCGGCGCGAGGGCTGCGCCACGCGGCGAGCCAGGCATTCACCACATCGTCGATGTAAAGAAAATCCCTGTAGCGATCAAGGGAGCCCTTGACGAGAATCGGCTCCCCGCGCAGAAGGTACGCCAGATAAATGCTGGCCATCCCCTGCCGGAGGTTCTCCAGGTTTTGTCCCGGCCCGTATATGTTGAACATCCGGAAGATGGTGAAATCTCCCCCCTGAAGACCGAAATGGCGGACGCAGGTCTCCGCTGCCGCCTTCGACACCCCGTAGAACGAAACCGGCGCGGGGTGTCTGTCCTCCTGCAGG
The nucleotide sequence above comes from bacterium. Encoded proteins:
- a CDS encoding NAD-dependent epimerase/dehydratase family protein, which encodes LQEDRHPAPVSFYGVSKAAAETCVRHFGLQGGDFTIFRMFNIYGPGQNLENLRQGMASIYLAYLLRGEPILVKGSLDRYRDFLYIDDVVNAWLAAWRSPRAAGKTYNLGSGEKTTVRSLLNAMLAADGKSQDEYPVVQAEGTPGDLIGNYADISAIRQDLEWSPGVDLQEGLKRMIEWARSQPLPSSSS
- a CDS encoding class I SAM-dependent methyltransferase encodes the protein MSSSPERCSLCGGNSFEVVATKLRYKKDQKGYHCNGCSLVFLHPPMSPEEERRFYEEEYGIIYSEEKNTTPKDLFTARQDDARMYLDWSRDWLTEQDDCLEVGCASGYFLAVLRGQVKSVLGLETHKELRSFCQEMGIPMGESLADCPDDSVDRFFAFFVLEHLGDPAIFLSEARRVCRPGGSIVLVVPNVEDALLSLYELEAFRDFYFTPAHQFYYSRQTLGKLFEKCGFQKFTIIPKQRYDLSNHMVWMISGRPGGMGKFNHAFDGELLDAYKKSLESRFLCDTLLAVIDVDSK
- a CDS encoding Gfo/Idh/MocA family oxidoreductase; the protein is MKKLRAAIVGFGGMGQRHHRAYEGTPCEVTAIAEFFPERVPQHLPDFPSEHVYSHYADMMENEEIDVLSVVSNGPTHAEIVMAAAERGIPRIICEKPLATSLEEADRLIECVKRTGARVSVNHIRRWSSAYQKVRKLLDEGVFGELRHFYFHSGSTGLGNFVVHVFDLMRQLSGSEAAWVSGTLDQTGTPNPRGAQFVDPAGFGMVMFRNGMRAFVDSGEDTGVQYLFVLAGTHGRLIIDELNASWELRLRTEETRDAPLTRYGSDMALVPFDGGPHDIVELTRENIRELSGDGPLSCTVEDGMRSLELVMAFHESHESGNCRVELPLGEEARKRVVSIA